The DNA sequence GCCCCAAAGGGTTCGGTGAGCCACATAGCAGCTGGAGTCGGAAGGGTCTGTAATGTTCAGTGCATAGTGCCACTCGATATTAAGGGCATATTGCCGAATCGCCTGATCATCAGTCAGATCCTCCATCTGCTGTAACAAAACAAGTCCGAGCATGGCATGGAGTTCCTTGGTAGGCCGACCCTTCCCGTCGTCAAAGAGATGAAACAGTTTCTTGACCGGAAGTCTGTGGAGGATTTCTTCACGAAACAGATGCGCCCATGATGACTCCAGAAGAGCCAGCCTCTTTGGACCAAGATGCTCAAACGGACTGAACATGTCGTACTGTTTGTGGTCTTTGACGTAGATCATGCAAAATACTTATAATAGATTAATATCACAGGATATATGTAACAAAAACGGCTCCTTGAATCAATAGCAAAACCACATAAAGACAACAAATTTAAAAGGTTATGGAATTTTGTTTTTTTGCGAGTCCATCTTAAATTATTTAAAGAAATGAACTTTTTAGTCGCTGTCGGCAATCTGTTTAGCAGGGAGAATAGTCTGATGACTCACCGCCCAATAGCGCTGGAGAGCCTATAAAACAAGTAGCTGCCTGAGTTTCGCTTCACCAGCCAAATGAAAAGGAAATGCTGATTCTGTCCCGCTCATTTGGACCAATAAGTGATTGTTACAATAAAGGAGGCTTATGTGAAAATTTTCCGGTGTTTTCCCTGCTCTTTTTATGGACTGATAGTTGCCCTTCTGCTTTTTTTAACAGCCTGCAGCAGTAGCAGCTCAGACAGTGCCAGCACTCCTCCGGTAACCCCACCGCCAGATAACGGCGGAGATGTTACCCCCCCCACAGACCCCATACCCAATGATCCCCTCTTTGCCCATCAGTGGCACCTTCAAAACACCGGACAAAGCGGACACCCTGGCCATGAGGCCAAGCGTGGTGAGGATCTCAATGTTCTGCCCCTGTGGGAAAACTGCCCGCACATTGGAGGCTGCCGTGGCAAAGGTGTGCTGGTGGCAATAGTCGATGATGGGCTGGATATAAACCATGAGGATCTCAAAGATAATGTCCTCACAAACCTCAACTACGATTTTACATCCCATACATCCGGAGGGGATCCTACCCCTGTCGAAGATGACGATGCCCACGGTACTGCGGTAGCAGGTATTATTGCTGCCAGACACAACAACAGTATTGGTGTGGCCGGTATAGCAGGTGATGCCTCACTGGCGGGATACAATCTTCTGGCCTTTGATGCGGAAGCTTCCGATGATGCAATGGCCATGATCCTCAACAAAGAACAGGTCTGGATTTCCAACAACAGCTGGGGTGCACCTGATAGTGGTCATTTCCATGTTGCATCCACTCTTTGGGAAGAGGCGATCGAAGAGGGGCTGAGTGATGGTCGTGGCGGCAAGGGAATTATTTACCTCTGGGCTGGAGGTAATGGTGCTAACGAAGAGGATCGTTCCGATTATGACGGGATGGCAAACTTTCACGGGGTGATGGCCATTAGCGCATTGAATGCTCAGGGCAAACGGGCCAGTTACTCAGAGCCGGGATCTAATATTCTGGTTAGTGGTTTTGCAGGGGAATATTGTAATGATGATGGTCTTACTATCACCACAACAGATCTCACAGGTGCCGATCGGGGTTATAATAGAGATGGAGGGTATAATGACGGCTTTGAGTTTGACAATCGAAACTACACCCGTTGCTTTAACGGTACCAGCGCAGCCACACCCACTGTGGCCGGTGTGGTCGCTTTGATACTGGAAGCCAACCCCAGTCTGACCTGGCGTGATGTTCGTAAAATACTGGTCACAACTGCCCGCAGAAATGATCCGACAAGCCAGGACTGGTCACAAAACGCTGCCGGACATTGGATCAATGAAAATTACGGTTTTGGAGCAGTGGATGCGGACGCTGCAGTGCGTGCTGCGGTGGCAACCCAGCAGCTGCTTCCTGCTCAGGTCATTAGTGAACATCTTCAGAATGCAGGAAAGATAATTCCGGCTGGCGAATCTGCGGTCAGTACCTTAAACGTAGATGCAAGTGGTATTAATAAAACTGAATTTATTGCCATCTATCTGACACTCAATGTGGAGGAAGGTGCGGATATTGGGGATATAGGGCTGACTCTCAGAGGGCCTCTCGGCACAGAAAATACTCTGGCAAAGCCAAGAATCTGCTGGGATACAGAAGAGGGAGAACAAATTTCCTGTGGTGATCAAGATCTGGAGGGATTCCGTTTCGGTTCCGTGCGGCATTTTGGAGAAAATCCCAATGGAGAGTGGGTGCTGAGTATTAATAATCTGGTAGGCGGGACACCTGTTGAGCTTGGCCCGTGGGGTCTGGAAGTCTATGGCTACTAAGCCGCAACTATTTTTTAAAAGGAATCTGAAATGATAAAATATACAGGACGCCTTAGTATTATAGTCTGCCTGCTTGGTCTTCTTACCAGCAATGGAGCCAGTGCCTCGGATAAGATCCCCTACACCTGGTACGATGGTGACCGTCAGCGGGTTACATATCTGGACCCTGATATTGTGGCTGTTTTTGAAAATAATTATGAGGACCACAGTACACGCAAAGCACTGGGCAGTGACAGCTCCGATGTGGTGGCTACATACGGAGGTGTGCAGATTTTGCGTGTCCGGGAGGACAGCTCAGCAAAGCGTCAGCCCCAAAGTGCTGATACCGGAGGAAAATTATCCCCAGTATTCCGGGACGGCGGAAAAGGAGGGCCTGTTCGTGCACTTCCAGGTGGAGTAGTCATACGCCTGAATCCTGAGATAAATGCCGATGACTGGTTTACCAGCAAGGGGCTGAATGTTATCCGCATAATCCCTGTGGGAAAAAACACCTATCTTGTTGCTTCCGAGCCCGGGCTGGCCGCACTGAATTTAGCCAATGAAATGCATGGGCACGAAGATGTTGTCTGGGCACAGCCAAACTGGTGGCGGCCGAGGGCAAAGCGCTAAACCGGCTTGAGAACCTTTATATCTGGAAAAAGTGTCAGATCTTTTTGCTTAAAAAAACAGGGGCCATGGTAAACCGGCCCCTGTTATCATGGTCTTAAATTTGATTTCCTTGCGAACATTCTTTCTTATAAGCCTGCCTCTTTTATATGAATCAGAATAAAAGCCTTTCCCAAAGGAAGGGCTTTTACTGTTTCAAACCAGGCCCTTTAATCCTGCAGCTGAATGTCCTTGCCTTCCCGTATCCGTTTCATATTCCGCACCGCACACATGCGGCCACACATGCTGCAGGAATCCTCGTGTTCCGGCATGGATGAGGCCCGGTAGGCCCTTGCTTTGTCGGGATCAATGGCAAGGTTGAACATGGCTTCCCAGTCCAGGGCAGCTCTGGCCCGGCTCATGGCATCATCCCATTTCCTTGCACCGGGGATTTTTTTGGCTATGTCTGCCGCATGGGCAGCTATGCGGGCGGCAATGATGCCTTCTTTCATGTCATCCAGATCAGGAAGACGCAGGTGCTCCGCAGGGGTGACATAGCAGAGGAAATCGGCACCACTGGCAGCGGCAATGGCTCCGCCTATGGCGCTGGTTATATGGTCATAGCCCGGTGCCACATCCGTGACCAGCGGTCCCAGAACATAAAAGGGCGCACCATGGCAGAGGCGCTTTTCCATCATCATGTTACCGGCAATTTCATCCATGGCCATGTGGCCCGGGCCTTCTATCATAACCTGAACATTGCGCTCCCAGGCCTTTAGTGTCAGCTCCCCTAAGGTAATCAGCTCCTGCACCTGACAGGCATCCGTGGAATCGTTCAGGCAGCCGGGACGACAGGCATCCCCAAGACTCAAGGTCACATCATAGGCCTCGCAGATTTCAAGCAGCCTGTCATAATGCTCGTAAAAGGGGTTTTCCGCATCATTAAGCTGCATCCAGGTATAAAGCAGAGATCCTCCCCGGGACACAATGCTGGTGATGCGCTCATTTTTTTTGATTTTTTCTGCGGTTTCCCGGTTGAGGCCTGCATGGATAGTGAGAAAATCCACTCCGTCTTTCACATGGGTTTCCACCACTCTGAAAAACTCATCTACGCTGATATCTTTGATATTTTTATCGTAAAAGCCCACGGCATCGTAGATGGGCACGGTACCGATCATGGCGGGGGAGATTTCCACAAGGCGTTTTCGGAACTCCCGGGTCTTACCGAAGCAGGACAGATCCATGATGGCTTCGGCTTTTAGTTTC is a window from the Desulfobotulus mexicanus genome containing:
- a CDS encoding S8 family serine peptidase; the protein is MKIFRCFPCSFYGLIVALLLFLTACSSSSSDSASTPPVTPPPDNGGDVTPPTDPIPNDPLFAHQWHLQNTGQSGHPGHEAKRGEDLNVLPLWENCPHIGGCRGKGVLVAIVDDGLDINHEDLKDNVLTNLNYDFTSHTSGGDPTPVEDDDAHGTAVAGIIAARHNNSIGVAGIAGDASLAGYNLLAFDAEASDDAMAMILNKEQVWISNNSWGAPDSGHFHVASTLWEEAIEEGLSDGRGGKGIIYLWAGGNGANEEDRSDYDGMANFHGVMAISALNAQGKRASYSEPGSNILVSGFAGEYCNDDGLTITTTDLTGADRGYNRDGGYNDGFEFDNRNYTRCFNGTSAATPTVAGVVALILEANPSLTWRDVRKILVTTARRNDPTSQDWSQNAAGHWINENYGFGAVDADAAVRAAVATQQLLPAQVISEHLQNAGKIIPAGESAVSTLNVDASGINKTEFIAIYLTLNVEEGADIGDIGLTLRGPLGTENTLAKPRICWDTEEGEQISCGDQDLEGFRFGSVRHFGENPNGEWVLSINNLVGGTPVELGPWGLEVYGY
- a CDS encoding transposase: MIYVKDHKQYDMFSPFEHLGPKRLALLESSWAHLFREEILHRLPVKKLFHLFDDGKGRPTKELHAMLGLVLLQQMEDLTDDQAIRQYALNIEWHYALNITDPSDSSCYVAHRTLWG
- the thiC gene encoding phosphomethylpyrimidine synthase ThiC; this translates as MTYTTQMDAARKGISTPEIKTVAKKEGMDETRLMELMAKGRIIIPANKNHKNLSAEGVGEGLRTKINVNLGISKDCSDVEVEMEKVHLALKLKAEAIMDLSCFGKTREFRKRLVEISPAMIGTVPIYDAVGFYDKNIKDISVDEFFRVVETHVKDGVDFLTIHAGLNRETAEKIKKNERITSIVSRGGSLLYTWMQLNDAENPFYEHYDRLLEICEAYDVTLSLGDACRPGCLNDSTDACQVQELITLGELTLKAWERNVQVMIEGPGHMAMDEIAGNMMMEKRLCHGAPFYVLGPLVTDVAPGYDHITSAIGGAIAAASGADFLCYVTPAEHLRLPDLDDMKEGIIAARIAAHAADIAKKIPGARKWDDAMSRARAALDWEAMFNLAIDPDKARAYRASSMPEHEDSCSMCGRMCAVRNMKRIREGKDIQLQD